The sequence CCATTATTTGTTTTGTCTGGCGTATAAAAGATTTCGCAATAATCCCGCCTGTTTTGCTCTTTTCAAAGGGGAGTTTTTGAATCGACGTGGATACTCTTCTGTTACTATTTTTTCGAAGGCGTCGAAGTTTGGATTGAAAAAACCCTCCCGTGGCTGAAAGGCTTGTAGCGCTGTTTTGGGGGCTTTTTTGTTCCACGGACAGACATCCTGACAAATGTCGCAACCAAAAATGTTGTTTCCCATTTTCGATTTTAATTCGGGATCAATCTCTCCCCGATGCTCTATCGTTAAATAAGAAACACACCGACGCGCATCAATCTTATACGGCTGTGTGATCGCTTGAGTCGGGCAAGCATCTATGCAGGCGGTGCATTTGCCGCAGTGGTCGAACATTGGCGGATCGGGTTTTAATTCCAAATCGGTCAAAATTACACCAAGCAACAACCAAGAACCCAGTTTCGGATCAATAATACACGTATTTTTCCCAATCCATCCAGCGCCAGAATTTTTCGCAAAAACTCGTTCCATCACGGGTCCCGTATCCACATAAATTTTACAATTGAAACTAGACTCTCTCTGTAAAATTTTTTTCTGCAACGACTCCAACATTTGGGTCATTATAATGTGATAATCTTCTCCCCACGCGTAGCGAGCGATCCAACTCCGGTTTGAATTTTTGCATTCGGTGGAATAGGGGTAATCGGTATTGTAGTTGAGCGCACAGGTGATCACCGACTTGGCTTCCGGCATGACCTGTTTTGGATTTTGACGTTTTTCTTTTCCACGTTCCATGTAATCCATCGTCCCGTGAAAACCTTGAGCCAACCAGTCTTGCAACGCCTGATGTTCCGGAAAAAAAACGGCCTTGGCAAGAGTTACCTTGTCAAAGCCGATTTTCTTACCTTCTTCTTTGATAAACGTTTCTAACGACATCCGCCTAAGCCTGCGGCAATCTCAAAGTATGGTCGAAGCTTGGAAGATTGACCGCTTTGCCGGAGGCATAAATTTCATGACGTCCATTTTTTTTGTACCATTCAGAAACGGTAGCATTTTTGTACATATTTTCGACAATGTTTCTCCAACCAAGACCCGTGTTATAGGCACAGAAACTGATCTCTCCATTTTGTGTACCATAAGGAATGTTACACATTTCGGTTCTGCGGAAATCATAGTTGAAAACATCCTGAAACCACATGGAACCTGTGAACATGATGAGCCATTCATCTTTCATGCGCTCTTTGCCAACTCCGTAATCAACTTTGCCCGCTGTTAAACCACCCGCTGTTTGTTTGTCGAATTTGGTCATTAACGCTTCCAAGGTTAAACCTTTCGGTGCTTTGCTTGGATCAAAATTACGCAGAAGCGCCGCGGCTACCTGTGCTTTTGTCAGTGCAGATCCGCGGTTGGCATCTGTAATTTTTGTGATGTCTTCCACAAGTTGTATCAGATTAATAAATTCCGAAACCGGTTTGACCTCTTTTGTTTTTTTATTGACCATAAAGGCGGTCGCCAAACCGCAATCGGGGTGACAAGAACACGACATCGTCCCCCAAAGATTATTAGGTCCCTGAAGTTGATCTCCCAAATTTGCAAACACAGAAATAATGGAAAGAGGGAACCAGTCACGCAGAGGTTCCGTCATGCCTGTCTGTTCTTTAACCGCGTAGGCAAGGTGAGACGATGTAAAGCGCCATTTCTTTCTTGTTTCATCGTCGACATCTTCGTCGCGCCCCGTAAACGAAACAGGTTGGAAGGCAACGAACGTAACCTTGTCGGAATTTTCAATCGTGAAACGGATGATCGGTCCGATTTGATCATCGTTGACCGTATTCACCAATGTTGTCACGAGCACAATGTCAATACCCGCGTCATGCATGTTTTCAATGGCGCGGCATTTAATATCAAAAAGGTTTTCGATTTTGCGGTGTTTGTTTGAATCGTTACTCACTCCGTCAAATTGAAGATAGGCAATGCGCAACCCGGCATCGTAAGCTTGTTTTGCAAAATTGGGATCTTCTGCAAAGCGAATACCATTTGTAGCCGTCTGCACGCTAAAGTAGCCGATCTTCTTGGCGTAGCGAATGGCTTCCAAAAAGTGGGGAGACAGTGTGGGTTCACCGCCGGTAAACTGCACCGACATCTGGCGATGGGGTTTGACTTTCAACGAGTTGTCGAGAATTTCTTTAATCTCTTCAAAATTCAGTTCATGCACATAACCAATCTGATTGGCATCCATAAAACAGGGTTCACACATCATATTACAGCGATTGGTTAAATCGATATTCAGCACCACTCCGCGACCGTATTGGATATCGGAAATACCGTGTCTGCGAACTTCTGTTTTGGGACTTTTGAAATCTCTTCCCGGGTAAAGTTTTTCAATATGACCAAAAAATTCGGCGTCATGCGCCATGATGTCTTCAAAATAACCGTGTTTGGGACAGGTTTTTGTCATCCAAATTTCGTTATTTCGCTCGATAATCTTGGCTTTGATTTTGCCGGGATGTTGCAACATGGTATCGACGGACATTTTTCCGCTGATGATCCCTTCGCGCACTTCTTTCACACATTTGGGACAAACACTGTCTGTTTCGCGAGGCCAGCCAAGAGGTGGTTTCGATCTCTGATGACTTTTTAGGAGCGGTTCGGGAGCCCAAGCCGGCTGAAAAGATTTTGCTTCTCCCAAAATTTTATTGACCGCTTGAAAAGAGTGCCACGCCACATTGGCGGCTTTGGTTAATAATTTTTCTTTGGTGCGAGTCCATTTCGACACTTCCTGAATTGGAAATTTTGGAGCGCTTTGAACGGCCTGCATGCGAACTACTTTGGATTGCTTTGCCACCTTTGCTACCGTTGACTGCTTGGCCATCTTTCCTCCTTGAATTATTCCTTCAATGTTTAAAAATTTCTAAACATTCTAAACAGTTGAATTCTATGATGATTTTGGATAGGGCCTTATCCCGAATTTGCTATAATTTGTCAATAGCGGAATGCCAGTTTTTTATTCGATTTTTGACCTCTTCTTTGGACATCTTCGGTGTAAAGTGCTTTTCCTCTTTCCAACTTTTTCGAATTTCATTCCAATCTTTCCAGATACCAACCCCTAATCCCGCTAAAAAAGCGGCGCCCAACGCGGTGGTTTCGATAATCAAAGGTCTTGAAATGGAAACCTGCAAAATATCCGACTGAAATTGCATCAATAAATTGTTGCTTGCGGCTCCACCGTCCACTTTTAAACTGGCAAGCGGTTTCCCGACATCGTGGGTCATCGCCTCCAAAATATCGTATTGGCAAAATGCGATGCCTTCAAGTGTTGCGCGTGCAATGTGGGCAGAGGTTGCTCCTCGCGTAATGCCTGTCATCGCACCTCTTGCATCAGCTCTCCAATAAGGAGCGCCCAATCCTACAAACGCCGGAACAAAAATAACACCGTGACTATCGGGAACGGAAGCCGCCAACGCCTCCACTTCCGAAGAATGTTTGATGATTTTCAAACCGTCGCGCAACCACTGGACCGCGGCACCGGCAATGAAAGCGGAACCTTCATAGGCATAAGCCACTTCATTGCCACGTTGATAAGCAAGTGTTGTGATGAGACCGTGCTTGGAAGGTTTTGGTTCTTTACCGATATTCATTAAAATAAAAGAGCCGGTGCCATACGTGCATTTCGCTTCGCCAACTTCAAAGCAGGCCTGCCCCACCAATGCCGCTTGCTGATCGCCCGCCATGCCGGCAATTGGAATTCCATCGGGCAAACCTTGCACTCCTTTTGTAACACCTTGTTTTTCGGCGCACGGAACGATGCGGGGCAAAATCGATTTCGGAATATGAAACAAATCCAAAAGTTCTTCATCCCACTCAAGTGTTTTTAAATTCATAAGAAGAGTTCTGCTGGCATTTGTGGCATCTGTTGCGTGCACTTTTCCGCACGTCAAACGCCAAAGCAAAAAACAGTCGACGGTTCCGAAGCAGAGTTCTCCTTTTTCTGCTTTTGCTTTCGCACCCGGAATATTTTCCAAAAGCCATTCGATTTTTGTTCCCGAAAAATAAGGGTCCAGCACAAGGCCCGTTTTGTTTCGCACCATCTCTTCATTTTTCTGTTTTAATTCTTGGCAACGTTCTGTGGTGCGGCGGTCTTGCCAGACAATTGCGTTGGCAATGGCTTTTCCGGTTTTCCTGTCCCACAAAATTGTGGTTTCACGCTGGTTGGTAATTCCAATCGCGGCAATTTGTTTTGGATCTATTATAGGGGCTCGCGTCGCCCCCTCCAATGGCAAAGCCATTGGAGCCACCCCCTCACGCGAGCAAAGCTCGCTTCGTTTGCGCGAACCGAACCTTGTGCCCGTTGAAGCCAGAGCGTCGCGAATTGCTTTGAGTGTTGATTCCCAAATTTCTTCGGCATCGTGTTCCACCCATCCGGGTTTCGGATAGTGCTGGCGAAATTCATTTTGACCCACTCCTTTAACATTTAAATTGCTGTCGAGGAGAAAAGCTCTGGAACTTGTGGTGCCTTGATCAATGGATAAAATAGTTTGATTCGTCATGGTTCTTCCCCCACCGGTTCTTCCGGAATTTTTTCTTTTGGTTTTTCCTGAAACCACGGCATGAAACACAAACCCATCGCCGCAATGACGGCACAAATTAGAAACATTTCTTCATAACTGAAATATTCTTTCAAGACAGAAAGTCCCCAAAAGCCCAAAACACTTCCAACACCGAAACTGATTGTTTGATAAATCGCCTGACCTGTCGCGCGCAAATGCGCCGGCGTATGTTGGTACATGTAGGCCACCGCCGCCAGCTGGTAAACACCAAAACTGAAAGCATGCAAAGTCTGTTCAAAAAGAATCGCGGGAAGGCAAGTTGTTGTTGACAAAATAAGCCAGCGAAGAGACATGCAAATCAGCCCAAGAGCCATCAATATCTTCAAACTAAATTTTGTGGAAAGACGGGCGAAATAAATCATTGCAATCACTTCCGCGCCAACTGCTAATGCCCAGCAAAACCCGGTCACGGACGAGGAATAACCATTGGACTGCATCCAAACACTGAAAAAAATATCATAAGTTCCAAAAGAAACAGAACGCAACACACTGGCAATAAGAAAACCGATGACCGCCTTTTTCCAGCAAAAACCAAGATCAAAAGTCACCTCTTTTTGACGAGTTATCACCTCACTGTGAGGGAGATTGAAAATGGCCGCCATCTGTAAAAACAAAATAATTGAGATACCCAAAAGAATAACAGTGATGGAAAAATAATCGATCAACCACCCAAACAAAAAAGAAGCGGAGATAAATCCGATTGATCCCCAGTAACGAATTTTTCCATATTCCCTGTGGTGGGTCTCGCAATATTCCAGAGCGGCGGCATCGATAAGGGGAAGCAATACCATTCGAAAAAAAGAAAAAAGGAACATGATCGCGAGAAAACCCCTGAATTCAGTCGTCTTAAAAAAGAAAAGAAAAGACAAAAGACACAAAAGACTTCCTATCTGCATGAACAAATTCCGTTTATTAAGACGATCTGCGAGTCGGGACCAAAAAATGGGGGTCACCAATTTTGCGATCGGCCACGCGGCCATCACGAGACCCATTTGGGAGGGTTTTAAATTATAATGTTTCAGGAGACCGGGAAAATAGGGAACCAACACGCCCAGCGTGCCGAAGTAAAAAAAGTAGAAGAGTCTTAAAGCAAGATAGGAATTCATTTAACAAAAAAGCATAAAATAGGGAATTGCAATTAAAGATTCCTTCTCATTGCATATAACTTCTCTCCCGCGGTAAAAAACATAGCCTCTTTCACAACGATTTTTAAATTCTTTTTGAAAAGCCTTAAGGCCGCTCCAATCATTAGGTGTCAATGTCTCCGACCATTTTATTTCAATGGGAATCAGGCGATTTTCAGACTCCAAAACACAATCCACTTCACTCCCTGAATGAAGTCGCCAAAAATAGATGCCTATTGGCAACGGCCTGTTCTTCAAATATTTTATCAGTTCGGCAAGAATGGCATTTTCAAAAATCGAGCCGATAGAATTATTATTTTCATAATGACGCAAACTTGTCATGTCACGCAAAGAAGAAATAATTCCATTATCACAAAAAACGATTTTGGGAGATTTTACTACCCTCTTTTCCATGTTCACAAAATAGGAAGGGAGTCGATCAACAATAAATGTTTCCTCCAAAAGCGAAATATATTTTTTGACCGTTCTTACATCCAAGCCAGCAACAGAACCAAGCCCGGAAAAATCGACTAATTGCCCCACGCGAGAAGCCAAAACTTCCAGCAGTCGATGATATCCCAACCAATCTCCCACCTGAGTCAAATTTCGCACATCTCTTTCCACATAAGTTGTTATATAATTTTTCAAAAGACGAAATTTTTCTTCCCGTTTCAATTCCGCCACAACTTCGGGATATAGACCGCTCACAAAAAAATCTTCTTCGTCCTCTCGCAAAACGGATGGTGACCAAAAACGTTTGGCCTGTAAATCTTCCAAAAAATCTTTTTTGATCGACCCACTCACCAAATGATCTATAAGATTCAAAATGGTTTTTTGTGATTCCCATTGTGTTTGGGGCTCTTTTAAAAGACGTGTTTCAAAAAAGGTGAATGGGAAGATATAATGATACTCAATGCGTCCGGCAAGACTTTCGGCTCCCTTCTCTCTGATTTGGAGAGCGGAAGAACCAGTTACAATAATCTTAATCTGTTTTGAAAAAGCATCATGGATTCTCTTCAAAATTTCCAAAACGGGCGGATATTTTTGAACTTCATCAATAAAAATATAGAAGGGTTCTGTTATTTTTGAAAGAGGGCCACCCTGTGCGACTTCAATTTTTTTTTCCAAAAGCCTGTCATCGCTAGCAAGATCCTGACGTTCCGACAAAAAATCGAAATTCAAAAAAAGATGTCGCCGCTCAAAAGAAGGCCCCATTTCCTTTTTTAAATGTGAAAGAAGTTGCTTTAAAAGTGTGGTCTTGCCGGTTTGCCGGGCACCAACCAAGGCAATGATTTTGGGTCTTTGGAGGGCTTTTAAGAGCTCATCAAAATAAAAACGCGTAATGATTTCAGCCATATAGATTATATAACATGGCCATGCTGTTTTTTCAACGAAAAAATGGCACATCCCTGCAGTTTATTTAAGCAGACTCATCAACTCTTTGCGGGTGCGTGGATCACTGCGAAAATGTCCGAGCATGGTACTGGTGACGGCTATCGAACCGGTTTTTTGCACACCGCGCATCTGCATACAGAGGTGTTCAGCTTCGACGATCACCGCAACCCCTTTGGGTTTCAATGCACTCTGAATCACATTTGCAATTTCACTCGTCATTCTTTCCTGAACCTGAATGCGACGCGCGAACATGTCGACAAGACGCGCAATTTTGCTCAATCC is a genomic window of Deltaproteobacteria bacterium containing:
- the glpK gene encoding glycerol kinase GlpK gives rise to the protein MTNQTILSIDQGTTSSRAFLLDSNLNVKGVGQNEFRQHYPKPGWVEHDAEEIWESTLKAIRDALASTGTRFGSRKRSELCSREGVAPMALPLEGATRAPIIDPKQIAAIGITNQRETTILWDRKTGKAIANAIVWQDRRTTERCQELKQKNEEMVRNKTGLVLDPYFSGTKIEWLLENIPGAKAKAEKGELCFGTVDCFLLWRLTCGKVHATDATNASRTLLMNLKTLEWDEELLDLFHIPKSILPRIVPCAEKQGVTKGVQGLPDGIPIAGMAGDQQAALVGQACFEVGEAKCTYGTGSFILMNIGKEPKPSKHGLITTLAYQRGNEVAYAYEGSAFIAGAAVQWLRDGLKIIKHSSEVEALAASVPDSHGVIFVPAFVGLGAPYWRADARGAMTGITRGATSAHIARATLEGIAFCQYDILEAMTHDVGKPLASLKVDGGAASNNLLMQFQSDILQVSISRPLIIETTALGAAFLAGLGVGIWKDWNEIRKSWKEEKHFTPKMSKEEVKNRIKNWHSAIDKL
- a CDS encoding ATP-binding protein — encoded protein: MAEIITRFYFDELLKALQRPKIIALVGARQTGKTTLLKQLLSHLKKEMGPSFERRHLFLNFDFLSERQDLASDDRLLEKKIEVAQGGPLSKITEPFYIFIDEVQKYPPVLEILKRIHDAFSKQIKIIVTGSSALQIREKGAESLAGRIEYHYIFPFTFFETRLLKEPQTQWESQKTILNLIDHLVSGSIKKDFLEDLQAKRFWSPSVLREDEEDFFVSGLYPEVVAELKREEKFRLLKNYITTYVERDVRNLTQVGDWLGYHRLLEVLASRVGQLVDFSGLGSVAGLDVRTVKKYISLLEETFIVDRLPSYFVNMEKRVVKSPKIVFCDNGIISSLRDMTSLRHYENNNSIGSIFENAILAELIKYLKNRPLPIGIYFWRLHSGSEVDCVLESENRLIPIEIKWSETLTPNDWSGLKAFQKEFKNRCERGYVFYRGREVICNEKESLIAIPYFMLFC
- the queG gene encoding tRNA epoxyqueuosine(34) reductase QueG encodes the protein MSLETFIKEEGKKIGFDKVTLAKAVFFPEHQALQDWLAQGFHGTMDYMERGKEKRQNPKQVMPEAKSVITCALNYNTDYPYSTECKNSNRSWIARYAWGEDYHIIMTQMLESLQKKILQRESSFNCKIYVDTGPVMERVFAKNSGAGWIGKNTCIIDPKLGSWLLLGVILTDLELKPDPPMFDHCGKCTACIDACPTQAITQPYKIDARRCVSYLTIEHRGEIDPELKSKMGNNIFGCDICQDVCPWNKKAPKTALQAFQPREGFFNPNFDAFEKIVTEEYPRRFKNSPLKRAKQAGLLRNLLYARQNK
- a CDS encoding radical SAM protein — encoded protein: MAKQSTVAKVAKQSKVVRMQAVQSAPKFPIQEVSKWTRTKEKLLTKAANVAWHSFQAVNKILGEAKSFQPAWAPEPLLKSHQRSKPPLGWPRETDSVCPKCVKEVREGIISGKMSVDTMLQHPGKIKAKIIERNNEIWMTKTCPKHGYFEDIMAHDAEFFGHIEKLYPGRDFKSPKTEVRRHGISDIQYGRGVVLNIDLTNRCNMMCEPCFMDANQIGYVHELNFEEIKEILDNSLKVKPHRQMSVQFTGGEPTLSPHFLEAIRYAKKIGYFSVQTATNGIRFAEDPNFAKQAYDAGLRIAYLQFDGVSNDSNKHRKIENLFDIKCRAIENMHDAGIDIVLVTTLVNTVNDDQIGPIIRFTIENSDKVTFVAFQPVSFTGRDEDVDDETRKKWRFTSSHLAYAVKEQTGMTEPLRDWFPLSIISVFANLGDQLQGPNNLWGTMSCSCHPDCGLATAFMVNKKTKEVKPVSEFINLIQLVEDITKITDANRGSALTKAQVAAALLRNFDPSKAPKGLTLEALMTKFDKQTAGGLTAGKVDYGVGKERMKDEWLIMFTGSMWFQDVFNYDFRRTEMCNIPYGTQNGEISFCAYNTGLGWRNIVENMYKNATVSEWYKKNGRHEIYASGKAVNLPSFDHTLRLPQA
- a CDS encoding MFS transporter, producing MNSYLALRLFYFFYFGTLGVLVPYFPGLLKHYNLKPSQMGLVMAAWPIAKLVTPIFWSRLADRLNKRNLFMQIGSLLCLLSFLFFFKTTEFRGFLAIMFLFSFFRMVLLPLIDAAALEYCETHHREYGKIRYWGSIGFISASFLFGWLIDYFSITVILLGISIILFLQMAAIFNLPHSEVITRQKEVTFDLGFCWKKAVIGFLIASVLRSVSFGTYDIFFSVWMQSNGYSSSVTGFCWALAVGAEVIAMIYFARLSTKFSLKILMALGLICMSLRWLILSTTTCLPAILFEQTLHAFSFGVYQLAAVAYMYQHTPAHLRATGQAIYQTISFGVGSVLGFWGLSVLKEYFSYEEMFLICAVIAAMGLCFMPWFQEKPKEKIPEEPVGEEP